A single window of Plectropomus leopardus isolate mb chromosome 12, YSFRI_Pleo_2.0, whole genome shotgun sequence DNA harbors:
- the LOC121951532 gene encoding RNA-binding protein MEX3B-like, giving the protein MPSPLFHPEIMDHDVVISSQHNGVGLPRETDQESREEDHQEALRFALDQLSLMALEKVDCGGGGGSGGGGLVDTLDGTQAPGSEGCNGVGGGGYVDLQMLEHPNGSRDSPTSCSPSPEYYGSGGYHMAGSHSMLHAEQSSVLCSRKRSVNMTECVPVPSSEHVAEIVGRQGCKIKALRAKTNTYIKTPVRGEDPVFIVTGRREDVEMAKREIVSAAEHFSMIRASRCKAGGPGGGGGSLPGPPHLPGQTTIQVRVPYRVVGLVVGPKGATIKRIQQQTHTYIVTPSREKDPVFEVTGMPENVDRAREEIETHITLRTGTFVDLQGDNDFHSNGTDVSLEGLGALSGGLGASLWSRATGHHSAPPPPPPSPPPPPLPMSMHHSSSRKMSSSVAYHTHNGGMSSDNFSTARKANEGGSPTSPFSTGSSSAGGGFTFGGDSTPGLPSSDELGFEFSAANIWAPFVNGGTGNKTAGSSQQQPLRRNSSGLSGGAITPRLSPTLPQDTGVGPLDHPLARRAQSDPLSTLSWLQSGGAGGGSFSGASSSSSGGSSTGYSSCSASSLPGGSPTDSEGGSSGVGLSSGMLSRLKGGSGPGVAGLVGVSPGINRDCFVCFESEVTAALVPCGHNLFCMECAGQICQSAEPECPVCHTPTTQCIRIFS; this is encoded by the exons ATGCCTAGCCCTTTATTCCACCCCGAGATTATGGACCACGACGTGGTGATCAGCAGCCAGCACAACGGGGTCGGTCTACCCCGAGAGACGGACCAGGAGTCTCGGGAAGAGGACCACCAAGAGGCGCTGCGCTTCGCCCTGGACCAGCTGTCACTCATGGCCCTGGAGAAGGTGGACTGTGGGGGCGGCGGTGGTAGCGGAGGCGGCGGGCTGGTCGACACTCTGGATGGGACCCAGGCTCCGGGCTCTGAGGGCTGTAACGGTGTGGGCGGAGGGGGCTACGTGGATCTACAGATGCTGGAGCATCCCAACGGGTCCAGGGACTCGCCGACGTCCTGCTCTCCGTCCCCGGAGTACTACGGCTCGGGCGGGTACCACATGGCCGGGTCGCACTCCATGCTCCACGCGGAACAAAGCTCCGTCCTCTGCAGCAGGAAAAGAAGTGTCAACATGACTGAGTGCGTGCCTGTCCCTAGCTCGGAACATGTGGCTGAAATAGTGGGGAGACAGG GTTGTAAGATCAAGGCCCTGCGTGCCAAAACAAATACCTACATAAAGACTCCAGTCAGGGGCGAGGATCCGGTGTTCATCGTGACAGGACGCAGGGAGGATGTGGAGATGGCCAAACGTGAAATTGTCTCCGCAGCGGAGCATTTCTCCATGATCCGGGCGTCCCGCTGCAAAGCTGGGGGgcctggaggaggtggaggctcTCTTCCCGGACCACCACACTTACCTGGACAGACCACCATACAG GTGAGGGTGCCCTACAGAGTAGTTGGTTTAGTTGTTGGACCAAAGGGAGCGACTATCAAGCGCATCCAGCAGCAGACTCACACCTACATTGTGACGCCCAGTCGAGAGAAAGACCCGGTGTTCGAGGTGACTGGCATGCCGGAGAACGTGGACCGAGCGAGGGAGGAGATCGAGACCCACATCACCCTGCGGACTGGAACCTTTGTAGACCTGCAGGGAGACAATGACTTCCACTCCAACGGCACTGATGTCAGTCTAGAGGGCCTGGGCGCCTTGAGCGGAGGGCTGGGGGCGTCTCTGTGGTCCAGGGCCACCGGCCACCATTCTGCTCCCCCGCCTCCTCCACcatccccacctcctcctcccctccccatGTCGATGCACCACTCCTCCAGCCGGAAGATGTCCTCGTCAGTCGCCTATCACACGCACAATGGCGGGATGAGCTCCGACAACTTCAGCACCGCTCGCAAAGCCAACGAGGGAGGCAGCCCCACCAGCCCTTTTAGCACAGGCTCCAGCAGTGCTGGAGGAGGATTCACTTTTGGGGGCGACTCCACCCCAGGGCTGCCCTCCTCGGATGAACTGGGCTTTGAGTTCAGTGCCGCCAACATCTGGGCGCCTTTTGTCAACGGTGGAACAGGCAATAAGACGGCCGGCTCCTCCCAGCAGCAGCCTTTACGTCGCAACAGCAGCGGCCTCAGCGGCGGAGCCATCACCCCACGATTGTCTCCAACTCTGCCTCAGGACACGGGTGTGGGCCCCCTCGATCACCCGTTAGCCCGTCGTGCACAGAGCGACCCCCTCAGCACTCTCTCCTGGCTACAGTCTGGCGGCGCAGGAGGCGGCTCCTTCTCCGGAGCGTCCAGCTCCAGCTCCGGCGGCTCGTCAACTGGCTACTCCTCCTGCTCGGCCTCCTCCCTGCCCGGCGGCTCACCCACTGACTCCGAGGGAGGCAGCAGTGGTGTGGGCCTCAGCTCTGGGATGCTGAGCCGGCTGAAAGGAGGCTCCGGCCCCGGGGTCGCAGGCCTGGTTGGCGTCAGCCCGGGGATCAACAGGGACTGCTTTGTGTGTTTCGAAAGCGAGGTGACAGCAGCCCTGGTGCCTTGCGGCCACAACCTGTTCTGCATGGAGTGTGCCGGGCAAATCTGCCAGTCAGCGGAGCCGGAGTGCCCCGTCTGCCACACCCCCACCACACAGTGCATCCGCATTTTCTCCTAA
- the mbd3a gene encoding methyl-CpG-binding domain protein 3a, with protein MERKGVPVKRILNKPQIVRSLGSSLHTDVNASHSRGGWSLLTKVQRSRHKNLYDINHQIRAKPDLNTTLPVRQTASIFKQPVTKVTNHPNNKVKTDPQKAVDQPKQLFWERKLSGLNAFDIADELVKTMDLPKGLQGVGPACSDKTLLSAIASALHTSPAPVTGQLTAAVEKNPGVWLNTTQPLCKAFVVTDDDIRKQEDLVQNVRRRLEEALTADMLAHIEDTVAEAAANKVEEKVEQVDKDEL; from the exons ATGGAAAGAAAAGG TGTACCTGTTAAGCGCATTCTCAACAAGCCCCAGATAGTCCGCAGTCTGGGCAGCAGCCTTCACACAGATGTAAATGCCAGCCACTCCCGCGGTGGATGGTCGCTCCTGACCAAAGTGCAGCGCAGCAGACACAAGAATCTCTATGACATCAACCATCAGATCAGG GCCAAACCTGATTTAAACACAACACTACCAGTTCGACAGACAGCATCCATCTTCAAACAACCAGTGACCAAGGTGACAAATCATCCCAACAACAAGGTGAAGACAGACCCGCAGAAGGCTGTGGACCAACCGAAACAA CTGTTCTGGGAGAGGAAGTTGAGCGGATTAAATGCGTTTGATATCGCAGACGAGCTGGTGAAAACTATGGATCTTCCCAAAGGCCTACAAG GTGTCGGTCCTGCGTGTTCAGACAAAACGCTGCTTTCTGCCATCGCCAGCGCTCTGCACACTAGCCCCGCCCCTGTCACTGGTCAGCTCACCGCTGCAGTGGAGAAAAATCCTGGAGTGTGGCTCAACACAACACAACCTCTCTGCAAAGCCTTCGTTGTGACAGATGATGACATCAG gaAGCAGGAGGACCTGGTGCAGAATGTGAGGAGGCGGCTGGAGGAAGCCCTCACAGCTGATATGTTGGCTCATATAGAGGACACCGTTGCAGAGGCAGCAGCCAACAAAGTGGAGGAGAAGGTTGAGCAGGTGGACAAGGACGAATTATAG